The following are encoded in a window of Aerococcus sanguinicola genomic DNA:
- the xseA gene encoding exodeoxyribonuclease VII large subunit: MTQGKYLTVSQLTQYIKAKFTRDPYLETVYLTGEISGYRSRGKANNQYFSIKDDNALISAVIFRGRFQRIPFDLEEGMKVLVKGRVGLYEKQGSYQLYVEDIQPDGIGSFYIAYQQLKDKLSKEGLFNFERKALPPYPKKIAVVTSPTGSVVRDIITTVRRRYPIVEIVVYPTVVQGDRAKDSIVNNLKRADQTGAYDVIIVGRGGGSIEDLWCFNEEEVARTIVACKTPVISSVGHETDYSLADEAADRRAPTPTAAAELATPVLLADLVFRIQELRKRLYTVQGQRLKYYRQRLASSQQSYIFTQPQKLYDGYRMKLIGLEGDLQANLQQKLKSQQDQVRRLKDLLAKYNPRYQLLQSKHLYQQTSQKLAQAFADQVKKKDQDLHRLVTQLDLLSPLKRLSGGYAYLSKDGQHVNSVQDLQAGDHLEVQLLDGQVFAQVDRIEEASLWDKEDKKEN; this comes from the coding sequence ATGACGCAAGGTAAATACTTGACAGTGAGCCAGCTCACCCAGTATATCAAAGCTAAATTTACCCGAGATCCTTACTTAGAGACAGTCTATCTCACGGGTGAAATTTCTGGTTACCGGTCGCGGGGCAAGGCAAACAATCAGTATTTCAGCATAAAAGATGATAATGCGCTGATTTCGGCTGTGATTTTTCGCGGCCGATTTCAGCGTATTCCTTTTGACCTTGAAGAAGGGATGAAAGTTCTAGTTAAAGGAAGGGTGGGGCTCTATGAAAAGCAAGGCTCCTATCAACTTTATGTTGAAGACATCCAACCTGATGGGATTGGGTCTTTTTATATCGCCTACCAACAGCTCAAAGACAAATTAAGTAAGGAAGGTCTTTTTAATTTTGAACGCAAGGCGCTTCCTCCCTATCCTAAAAAAATTGCCGTAGTCACCTCACCCACGGGCTCTGTGGTTCGCGATATTATAACGACTGTCCGTCGGCGCTATCCCATTGTTGAAATTGTGGTCTATCCCACAGTAGTTCAGGGCGACCGGGCCAAGGACAGTATCGTTAACAATCTCAAACGTGCGGACCAGACTGGGGCCTATGATGTGATTATTGTCGGACGGGGCGGCGGCTCGATTGAAGACTTGTGGTGTTTCAATGAAGAAGAAGTCGCACGGACGATTGTTGCCTGTAAGACCCCCGTTATCTCTTCGGTCGGCCACGAAACGGACTACAGCTTAGCCGATGAAGCGGCCGACCGGCGCGCACCGACGCCGACTGCTGCCGCCGAACTAGCAACGCCGGTTCTCTTAGCAGATTTGGTCTTTCGGATCCAAGAACTTAGAAAACGTCTCTATACTGTCCAGGGCCAGCGTTTGAAGTATTACAGGCAGCGACTAGCTAGTAGCCAGCAGTCCTATATTTTTACCCAGCCACAGAAACTTTACGATGGCTATCGGATGAAACTGATCGGCTTGGAAGGCGACTTGCAAGCTAACTTGCAGCAAAAATTAAAGAGCCAGCAGGACCAGGTACGCCGTCTAAAAGACTTGCTAGCTAAATATAACCCACGCTATCAGCTCTTACAGTCCAAGCACCTCTATCAACAGACGAGTCAGAAGCTTGCCCAGGCCTTTGCCGACCAAGTGAAAAAGAAGGACCAAGATTTGCACCGACTTGTTACCCAATTGGACTTGTTGTCCCCTCTCAAACGTCTGTCAGGAGGCTATGCCTATCTGAGTAAGGATGGCCAGCATGTTAACAGCGTGCAGGACCTCCAAGCTGGCGATCATTTAGAAGTTCAACTACTCGATGGTCAAGTTTTCGCTCAGGTTGACCGGATTGAAGAGGCTTCCTTATGGGATAAAGAAGATAAAAAGGAGAATTAG
- a CDS encoding exodeoxyribonuclease VII small subunit, whose protein sequence is MAIDLENLTFEQAMAKLEEIVAKLQNGDIPLADSMTYFQDGMALSKYCNDSLQEAEETMVKLMNENDELEDFDKQG, encoded by the coding sequence ATGGCAATTGACTTAGAAAATTTGACATTTGAACAAGCCATGGCAAAATTAGAAGAAATTGTTGCTAAATTACAGAACGGGGATATTCCCCTAGCTGACTCCATGACTTATTTCCAGGACGGAATGGCCCTAAGCAAGTACTGTAATGACAGCTTGCAAGAGGCTGAGGAGACCATGGTTAAATTGATGAACGAGAATGATGAACTCGAAGACTTTGATAAGCAAGGGTAG
- a CDS encoding polyprenyl synthetase family protein, with the protein MNLQDFRRSYAAAFEEALLEEFPEQDATSIHPSIRYSLTNGGKRLRPFFILALVQAFGGDPKSAFSLAKAIEYIHCYSLIHDDLPAMDDDDYRRGKPSNHKAFDEATAILAGDALQAKAFEVISQDTDLAAESRVSLLAQLAKAAGDQGMVAGQMKDIIYEGQKVSLAQLKALYDQKTGALIRFSLQAPLGLVQVSDQTKLEMASFAQAYALAFQIQNDLQEVLWTDEERGKHTHSDQELEKNTYPALLGLEAAQEALRGEIKRCEEILSRLEEVMDTTLIRDFLDYLKV; encoded by the coding sequence ATGAATTTACAAGACTTTAGGCGGTCTTATGCAGCTGCCTTTGAAGAGGCCCTGTTAGAAGAATTTCCTGAACAAGACGCCACTAGCATCCACCCCAGTATCCGTTATAGTTTAACAAATGGTGGTAAGAGACTCCGTCCCTTCTTTATTTTGGCTCTTGTCCAGGCTTTCGGTGGAGACCCTAAGTCAGCCTTTAGCCTGGCCAAGGCGATCGAATATATCCATTGCTATTCACTGATCCACGACGATTTACCTGCCATGGATGATGATGATTATCGCCGGGGAAAACCAAGTAACCACAAAGCTTTCGATGAAGCAACGGCTATTCTAGCTGGCGATGCCCTGCAGGCTAAGGCTTTTGAAGTGATCAGTCAGGATACTGATCTAGCAGCTGAAAGTCGGGTCAGCTTACTCGCCCAATTAGCCAAAGCTGCTGGGGACCAGGGAATGGTGGCTGGCCAGATGAAGGATATCATTTATGAAGGGCAAAAAGTTAGCTTGGCTCAATTGAAAGCTTTATACGACCAAAAAACCGGGGCCTTGATTCGCTTTAGTCTCCAGGCCCCCCTTGGACTGGTCCAAGTCAGTGACCAAACCAAGCTTGAAATGGCTAGTTTTGCTCAAGCCTATGCCCTTGCCTTCCAGATCCAAAATGACCTCCAAGAAGTCTTGTGGACAGATGAAGAACGAGGAAAACACACCCATTCTGACCAGGAGCTGGAAAAGAATACTTATCCAGCGCTCCTGGGCCTAGAAGCTGCCCAAGAGGCCTTGAGGGGAGAAATCAAACGCTGTGAAGAAATACTAAGTCGCTTAGAAGAAGTCATGGATACTACTTTGATCCGCGATTTTCTCGATTATTTGAAAGTTTAA
- a CDS encoding TlyA family RNA methyltransferase, with the protein MGKERVDVLVVRQGLANSREKAKRYIMAGQIYNEKHERLDKAGEKIPDTSILELKGEDMPYVSRGGLKLVKARDSFDIDFKDLILLDIGSSTGGFTDVALQSGAKQSYALDVGTNQLDWKLRSDDRVIVMEQTNFRHAKVEDFKAGQPDIASIDVSFISLSLILPPLVPILKAGGQVVALIKPQFEAGRDQVGKKGIVRDPKVHLEVLDRTFKMAQDLGYDILNLTYSPITGGSGNIEFLALLENQRRDQGQNLLTTSPEEVVKAAHDQFHA; encoded by the coding sequence ATGGGCAAAGAACGCGTAGATGTCCTTGTTGTCCGCCAAGGTCTCGCCAATTCCAGGGAGAAGGCCAAACGCTACATCATGGCAGGACAAATCTATAATGAAAAGCATGAACGCCTGGATAAAGCCGGGGAGAAAATTCCGGATACTTCTATATTGGAATTAAAGGGGGAGGATATGCCCTATGTTTCTCGGGGCGGCTTGAAATTAGTTAAGGCTCGGGATAGTTTTGATATCGACTTTAAGGATTTGATTCTCTTAGATATTGGGTCATCAACGGGTGGATTTACTGATGTTGCCTTGCAATCAGGAGCTAAGCAGTCTTATGCCCTAGATGTCGGCACCAACCAGTTGGATTGGAAGCTGCGCTCGGATGACCGGGTAATTGTTATGGAACAGACAAATTTTAGACATGCCAAAGTGGAAGATTTCAAAGCTGGCCAGCCAGATATTGCTAGCATTGATGTCTCCTTTATTTCCCTTAGTTTGATTCTCCCACCCCTTGTTCCGATCCTAAAAGCAGGGGGGCAAGTGGTTGCCTTAATTAAGCCGCAATTTGAAGCAGGGCGTGACCAGGTGGGCAAGAAGGGGATTGTAAGAGATCCTAAGGTCCACCTGGAAGTTTTGGACCGGACCTTTAAGATGGCTCAGGACCTGGGTTACGATATCCTCAACTTAACCTATTCCCCAATCACGGGCGGATCAGGTAATATTGAATTTTTGGCCTTATTGGAGAATCAGCGGCGTGACCAGGGGCAGAATTTACTGACTACTTCTCCAGAAGAAGTAGTTAAAGCTGCCCATGACCAATTTCATGCTTAG
- the recN gene encoding DNA repair protein RecN, with the protein MLQHLTIRNFAIIEELEIDFEDGMTVLTGETGAGKSIIIDAVGLLIGGRGASDFIRYHCDSFFLSGIFFMPELAEDGRRLLEDLKIPFEDSQLLISREMHRSGKNVIRVNGVILTVALLKKIGSYLVDIHGQNEHQSLMDASRHIEFLDYFAGKKIQGNLEDFQKEYEHYQSLKDELDQLSLNEQELAQRVDLLRFQISEIDASQLTVDEDQVLEEEREELQNYQKIAEVLQFVTAGLSYEEVNVIDHLGQMSGELARLAGMNQQFDQFIEQMDAAYYGLQDLSSDIHHYMEDMVYDQDRLNQIEERLNAIQKLKRKYGQSIEEILAYADQAREELERLDHRESHQEDLESKLQTSKDRLLDLGHQLHEDRSQTAKDLEQVIMDQMKELYMAKAKFKVQIDLSNRFYKNGMDRVEFYIATNPGEPFKALTKVASGGELSRLMLAMKAVFQEAKGVTSIVFDEVDTGVSGRVAQAIAEKMYQISLGAQVLCISHLAQVAAMADQQLYIHKSEKDGRTMTQVKDLNREERVEELARILAGEQITESSRLAAEDQLDQAAKDRQAMHQAYEEVL; encoded by the coding sequence ATGTTACAGCATCTCACCATTCGTAACTTCGCTATTATTGAAGAACTAGAAATTGATTTTGAAGATGGGATGACCGTCCTAACGGGAGAGACCGGGGCCGGTAAGTCAATTATCATTGATGCGGTCGGGCTTTTGATTGGAGGCCGGGGGGCTTCTGATTTTATCCGTTACCATTGTGACTCTTTCTTCTTGTCGGGTATTTTCTTTATGCCAGAGCTCGCAGAGGATGGCCGGCGCTTACTTGAAGATTTAAAGATTCCCTTTGAGGATTCTCAACTGTTGATCAGTCGGGAGATGCACCGGTCAGGGAAGAATGTCATCCGCGTCAATGGAGTGATCTTGACCGTAGCCTTGTTAAAGAAAATCGGCAGCTACTTGGTAGATATCCACGGCCAAAATGAACACCAAAGTTTAATGGATGCCAGTCGCCATATTGAATTTTTGGATTATTTTGCCGGTAAAAAAATCCAAGGCAATCTAGAAGACTTCCAGAAAGAATACGAGCACTATCAAAGTTTAAAAGATGAACTGGACCAACTTTCCTTAAATGAACAGGAACTGGCCCAACGCGTGGACTTGCTCCGCTTTCAAATTTCGGAAATCGATGCTAGTCAATTAACAGTTGATGAAGACCAAGTCCTTGAAGAGGAACGGGAAGAACTACAGAACTACCAAAAGATTGCGGAAGTCCTGCAGTTCGTGACAGCTGGTCTCTCTTACGAAGAAGTGAATGTCATCGACCACTTGGGGCAAATGTCTGGTGAATTAGCCCGTTTGGCGGGAATGAACCAGCAATTTGACCAGTTTATTGAACAAATGGATGCCGCTTATTATGGCCTCCAAGACCTGTCTTCGGATATCCACCATTACATGGAGGATATGGTCTATGACCAGGACCGACTCAACCAGATTGAAGAGCGGCTCAATGCTATTCAAAAATTAAAACGCAAGTACGGACAGAGTATTGAAGAGATCCTGGCCTATGCTGATCAAGCACGGGAAGAATTGGAACGGCTGGACCACCGAGAGAGCCACCAGGAAGACCTTGAAAGCAAGCTCCAGACGTCCAAAGACCGTTTGCTCGACTTGGGTCACCAGCTGCATGAAGATAGGAGTCAAACGGCCAAAGACTTGGAACAAGTCATCATGGACCAGATGAAGGAACTCTATATGGCTAAGGCTAAGTTCAAAGTGCAGATCGACCTATCTAACCGTTTCTACAAAAATGGGATGGACCGGGTGGAATTCTACATTGCTACTAATCCGGGCGAACCCTTTAAGGCTTTAACTAAAGTGGCTTCTGGCGGAGAACTTTCACGCTTGATGTTGGCGATGAAAGCCGTCTTCCAAGAGGCTAAAGGGGTGACTTCCATCGTCTTTGATGAGGTCGATACAGGTGTTAGCGGCCGTGTTGCCCAAGCCATAGCAGAGAAAATGTATCAAATTTCATTAGGTGCTCAAGTACTTTGTATCAGCCACTTGGCCCAAGTCGCTGCCATGGCAGACCAGCAGCTCTACATCCACAAGTCTGAGAAGGATGGACGGACTATGACCCAAGTTAAAGATCTGAACCGAGAAGAGCGGGTTGAAGAATTAGCTCGTATCTTAGCCGGCGAACAGATTACAGAAAGTTCGCGCTTAGCTGCAGAAGACCAGCTGGACCAAGCAGCGAAGGACCGCCAAGCCATGCACCAAGCTTATGAGGAGGTTTTATGA
- the miaA gene encoding tRNA (adenosine(37)-N6)-dimethylallyltransferase MiaA, giving the protein MTKEKLIVICGPTGVGKTALSLDLAQKFSGEVVNGDSMQVYRHLDIGTAKISPEERGSIPHHLFDLREVHESYSVADFKRDATEVITKIHERGHLPLLVGGTGLYLEALLYDFDLGSEVAEHPAFREAMAGYADQYGALALHQKLQTVDPKAAEAIHPNNQRRVIRALEVCQFSSGKFSDQKQSRHQDSPYDLLIIALVRDRQKLYEQINQRVLEMVDQGLLEEAKWLYQQDLPPDAQSMKAIAYKELFPYLSGQESLEAGIQRLQKNTRHYAKRQLTWIRHRLPAAQTYDLVDDPQATDYQRLVEEVKRFLKT; this is encoded by the coding sequence ATGACTAAAGAGAAGCTTATTGTCATCTGTGGCCCCACCGGTGTCGGAAAAACCGCATTAAGTTTAGACCTTGCGCAAAAATTTTCCGGCGAGGTAGTTAATGGCGATTCCATGCAGGTTTACCGCCACCTAGATATCGGTACCGCTAAAATCAGTCCAGAAGAACGCGGGTCCATTCCCCACCATCTCTTTGATCTACGGGAAGTTCACGAAAGCTATAGTGTGGCCGACTTTAAGCGGGATGCCACAGAAGTCATCACGAAGATCCATGAAAGGGGGCACTTGCCACTCTTAGTGGGCGGAACGGGTCTCTACCTTGAGGCCTTGCTTTATGATTTTGACTTAGGGTCGGAAGTTGCTGAGCACCCGGCCTTTCGTGAAGCTATGGCAGGCTACGCTGACCAGTATGGGGCCCTAGCTCTCCATCAAAAATTGCAAACTGTTGACCCCAAAGCAGCGGAAGCCATCCATCCCAATAACCAACGCCGGGTGATTCGAGCGCTTGAAGTGTGCCAGTTTTCGTCAGGGAAATTTTCTGACCAGAAGCAGTCCCGACACCAGGACAGTCCTTATGACTTATTAATTATTGCTCTAGTTCGGGACCGGCAGAAGCTCTATGAACAGATCAACCAGCGGGTGCTTGAAATGGTAGACCAAGGTCTCCTCGAAGAGGCCAAGTGGCTTTACCAGCAAGACTTACCGCCTGATGCCCAGTCGATGAAGGCTATTGCCTATAAAGAACTCTTTCCCTACCTGAGCGGTCAAGAAAGCCTCGAGGCAGGCATCCAGCGCCTGCAAAAAAATACTCGCCACTATGCCAAAAGACAATTAACTTGGATCCGCCACCGCTTGCCTGCTGCTCAGACCTATGACCTTGTGGATGATCCCCAAGCAACCGACTACCAGCGTCTAGTAGAAGAAGTTAAGCGCTTCCTTAAAACTTAG
- the hflX gene encoding GTPase HflX produces the protein MQEVIAVLLEDKSETDQDFQMRLEECQELIKTAGGKLVATLTQSRDHPDPRTYIGQGKLAELKSLAETLSADLIIFYDALSPSQVRNIEAALDWPVIDRVQLILDIFTLRAHSKEAKLQVALVQNEYLLPRLAGQGLALSRLAGGIGTRGPGESQLERNRRTLRDDISRIKKQLKEAEKHREISRDRRTSSSRFKIGLVGYTNAGKSTILNGLTQADTYEEDQLFATLTPLTRSFSLENGFQMTLTDTVGFIQDLPPMVIDAFHSTLEESRDVDLLLIVIDASSTYAKAQEKTVCQLLDDLDMLKIPHLFVYNKMDQVETADFVSPSSPYVAISARSPQGIKKLEEGIITQIQSIYDYFEIDLPSQEASQFLGQADSLYIESFIFDEEKNTYLVKGYKRPQSKISH, from the coding sequence ATGCAAGAAGTTATTGCTGTATTATTAGAAGATAAGTCAGAAACTGACCAGGATTTCCAGATGCGTCTAGAAGAGTGCCAAGAATTGATTAAGACGGCTGGAGGTAAGCTCGTTGCGACGCTAACCCAGAGCCGAGACCATCCTGATCCCAGAACGTATATTGGCCAAGGAAAGTTAGCTGAATTAAAATCCTTAGCAGAAACCCTGTCTGCTGACCTGATTATTTTTTATGATGCATTGAGCCCTTCACAAGTTCGTAATATTGAGGCAGCCCTGGATTGGCCAGTGATTGACCGTGTTCAGCTCATTTTGGATATCTTTACCTTGCGGGCCCATTCTAAAGAGGCTAAGCTCCAAGTGGCGCTCGTCCAAAATGAGTACCTGCTTCCTCGCTTAGCCGGTCAAGGACTGGCCCTCTCACGTTTAGCCGGTGGTATCGGCACTAGGGGACCGGGTGAAAGCCAGCTCGAACGCAACCGGCGGACTCTCCGTGATGATATCAGCCGAATCAAGAAACAATTGAAAGAAGCAGAGAAACACCGGGAAATTAGCCGGGACCGGCGAACATCATCCAGCCGTTTTAAGATTGGTCTTGTCGGCTACACCAACGCTGGCAAATCAACCATTCTCAATGGTCTCACCCAGGCCGATACTTACGAAGAAGACCAGCTTTTCGCTACGTTGACCCCCTTAACCCGGAGCTTTAGCTTAGAGAATGGCTTTCAAATGACCTTAACTGATACAGTTGGTTTCATCCAAGACCTGCCACCCATGGTTATCGATGCCTTCCATTCCACCTTGGAAGAGAGCCGGGATGTGGACCTCTTATTGATCGTGATCGATGCTTCGTCAACTTATGCCAAAGCCCAAGAAAAAACGGTCTGCCAGCTCTTAGATGACCTAGATATGCTCAAAATTCCTCATCTCTTTGTTTACAATAAGATGGACCAGGTAGAAACCGCGGACTTCGTATCCCCATCTTCACCTTATGTCGCGATCTCCGCCCGTTCGCCACAAGGTATTAAAAAGTTAGAAGAGGGGATTATTACCCAGATTCAATCTATTTATGATTATTTTGAAATCGACCTGCCTAGCCAGGAAGCTTCGCAATTTCTCGGTCAGGCAGACAGCTTATACATTGAATCCTTTATTTTTGATGAGGAAAAGAATACTTACTTGGTCAAAGGCTATAAGCGACCGCAAAGTAAAATAAGCCATTAA
- a CDS encoding 5'-methylthioadenosine/adenosylhomocysteine nucleosidase, producing MKIAIIIAMEEEVKPIRQALELETVDHFQQVTVQKGQIADQQVYVIESGIGKANAAMGATLAIERFQPDLLLNFGVVGALKDHLGIGQVFIPNDFCYHDADDTAFGSPLGRVPRMPVSYPLHQKIKAFADQFIQDQGLETGLLLSSDAFMADPKRIAWVKDHFPTGQVVDMEATAIAQVAYTYDLPFLSLKTISDHSDSPEDPARLYQNHKDQVAKNAAQVFFDLIDALK from the coding sequence ATGAAAATTGCTATTATTATCGCCATGGAAGAAGAAGTCAAGCCAATTCGCCAGGCCCTAGAGCTAGAAACAGTAGACCACTTCCAACAGGTAACGGTCCAAAAAGGCCAGATTGCAGACCAGCAAGTCTACGTGATTGAGTCCGGTATTGGGAAAGCCAATGCTGCCATGGGGGCAACTTTGGCTATCGAACGCTTCCAACCCGATCTACTCCTTAATTTTGGTGTCGTTGGGGCGCTCAAAGACCACTTAGGCATCGGCCAGGTCTTTATTCCCAATGACTTTTGCTACCATGATGCTGATGATACAGCTTTTGGCAGCCCCTTAGGACGGGTTCCCCGCATGCCCGTATCCTACCCCCTCCACCAAAAAATCAAGGCCTTTGCTGATCAATTTATCCAGGACCAAGGTCTAGAAACAGGTTTACTCCTAAGTTCGGATGCCTTCATGGCAGACCCCAAACGCATCGCTTGGGTAAAAGACCACTTCCCCACTGGCCAAGTTGTGGATATGGAGGCAACTGCTATTGCCCAAGTCGCTTATACTTATGACCTACCCTTCCTCTCGCTGAAAACCATCAGCGACCATTCCGATAGTCCGGAAGATCCCGCCCGACTCTACCAAAACCATAAAGATCAAGTCGCCAAAAATGCAGCCCAAGTCTTTTTTGACTTAATCGACGCCTTAAAATAA
- a CDS encoding MetQ/NlpA family ABC transporter substrate-binding protein has protein sequence MKKLISLLCLTLLVLTACQNNSAKEEAEQSNTVSVATFGSDLDIWKHVAQSQAAKDAGLEIEVKDITSNAQLNDYTAKGEVDANAFQTLDFLETWNADHGNSLAPVATTYIEPMGIYSKRIDSLDELQDGATVAIANNPSQQSRALKLLANAQLIKLKESDGLVSLRDIQDNPKNLEFIEVDDTLGVRVLEDVDIAPIGNTFAMEGGLRVQTDALFKEDPAHSSKENYNVIVSQKEHANDDKLKKLAEVYHAPENVQFIEDKFQGSKVVIKESLEGAQ, from the coding sequence ATGAAGAAATTAATTAGTCTACTATGTCTAACACTCTTGGTCTTAACGGCCTGCCAAAACAATTCAGCTAAGGAAGAAGCTGAGCAAAGTAACACCGTCAGTGTGGCGACTTTTGGCTCTGACTTGGATATCTGGAAGCATGTGGCCCAGTCCCAAGCCGCTAAAGATGCGGGGCTTGAAATAGAAGTTAAAGACATTACGTCCAATGCCCAACTCAATGACTATACAGCCAAGGGCGAAGTCGATGCCAATGCCTTCCAAACCCTAGACTTCCTAGAGACTTGGAACGCTGACCACGGCAATAGCCTAGCTCCCGTCGCAACTACTTACATCGAGCCAATGGGCATCTACTCCAAGCGCATCGATTCCCTCGATGAGCTTCAGGATGGCGCGACTGTTGCGATTGCTAATAATCCTTCCCAGCAATCCCGCGCACTTAAACTTTTAGCCAATGCTCAACTGATCAAGCTCAAGGAGAGCGATGGACTAGTCAGCCTGAGAGATATCCAGGATAACCCTAAAAATTTAGAATTTATTGAAGTCGATGACACGCTAGGTGTACGGGTCCTAGAAGATGTTGACATTGCACCAATCGGTAATACCTTTGCTATGGAAGGCGGCCTTCGGGTCCAAACAGACGCTCTTTTCAAAGAAGATCCTGCCCATTCTTCTAAGGAAAACTACAATGTCATCGTAAGTCAAAAAGAGCATGCAAATGATGACAAATTAAAAAAATTAGCTGAAGTCTACCACGCCCCCGAAAATGTTCAATTTATTGAAGATAAGTTCCAAGGGTCCAAGGTAGTTATTAAGGAAAGCTTAGAGGGAGCCCAATAA
- a CDS encoding biotin transporter BioY codes for MNNKRSKDLTSIAIMIAIIIVLGLFPPIPLGFLPVPIVLQNLGIMLSGALLGAKKGSAAVAGFLILAAIGFPVLTGGNGGLQAFYGPSSTYLFAYLMTAFLIGLARDHQLLSQDRPLFVQYLAIWIPGVLLTNLVGAIGMSHFGNMPYLTAAASTLVFYIGDSIKAFLVLILVKRLNKLAIFK; via the coding sequence ATGAATAACAAAAGAAGTAAAGACCTGACAAGCATTGCCATTATGATTGCTATTATCATTGTTTTAGGGCTCTTTCCCCCTATCCCTCTTGGTTTCTTACCAGTACCGATTGTCCTACAGAACTTAGGTATCATGCTCTCTGGAGCCCTACTCGGGGCGAAAAAAGGCAGTGCAGCGGTGGCAGGTTTTCTGATCCTAGCAGCCATTGGTTTTCCAGTTTTAACTGGTGGCAATGGTGGTCTTCAAGCTTTCTATGGACCATCTTCTACCTATCTCTTCGCTTATCTCATGACAGCCTTCCTCATCGGCCTTGCCCGAGACCATCAACTCCTTAGTCAGGATCGTCCTCTCTTTGTCCAATACTTGGCTATTTGGATTCCTGGCGTCTTGCTCACTAATCTCGTTGGTGCGATTGGAATGAGTCACTTCGGCAATATGCCCTATCTAACTGCCGCTGCCAGTACACTCGTTTTCTATATTGGGGACTCGATCAAAGCTTTCTTAGTTCTCATCTTAGTCAAAAGGCTCAATAAACTTGCCATTTTTAAATAG
- a CDS encoding tRNA (adenine(22)-N(1))-methyltransferase, which produces MTSEHLSKRLAKVADYVPQGARLADIGSDHAYLASYLVAAGRVEAAVCGEVAEGPYQSSLATVQAHGLTDCIQVRLADGLAAIQASDWISCIVIAGMGGSLIVDILAAGQAQGKLDQHPRLVLQPNVGEAELRRWLGDNHYQITEEYILEENQKIYEIIVADYSESVPSLSEEALVFGPFTKASNPEVFHKKLYRRLKHVQGINQSLRQSTNQEKQASFKHYQDLIEEQIRMMEEETKDD; this is translated from the coding sequence ATGACAAGTGAACATTTATCGAAGCGTCTAGCTAAGGTTGCGGACTATGTTCCTCAGGGAGCACGATTGGCTGATATTGGGTCAGACCATGCCTACCTTGCTAGCTATTTAGTGGCAGCTGGCCGTGTAGAGGCTGCAGTCTGTGGGGAGGTTGCCGAGGGGCCTTACCAGTCGAGCTTGGCAACCGTTCAGGCGCATGGCTTAACCGATTGTATCCAAGTTCGCTTAGCCGATGGTTTAGCTGCTATTCAAGCAAGCGATTGGATAAGCTGCATTGTCATTGCAGGGATGGGCGGCTCATTGATTGTGGACATACTGGCAGCTGGCCAGGCTCAAGGAAAATTAGACCAGCATCCACGTCTTGTTCTCCAGCCTAATGTGGGAGAGGCGGAATTGCGACGCTGGTTGGGAGATAACCACTATCAGATTACGGAAGAGTATATTTTAGAAGAAAATCAAAAAATTTATGAAATTATTGTGGCTGATTATAGCGAAAGTGTTCCTTCTTTGAGCGAAGAGGCACTCGTTTTTGGTCCCTTTACCAAGGCTTCTAATCCAGAAGTTTTCCATAAAAAACTCTACCGCCGCCTGAAGCATGTGCAAGGCATTAACCAATCCTTAAGGCAATCGACAAACCAGGAGAAGCAGGCGAGCTTTAAACACTACCAAGACTTAATTGAAGAGCAGATCCGCATGATGGAGGAGGAGACAAAGGATGACTAA